One window of Salmo salar chromosome ssa11, Ssal_v3.1, whole genome shotgun sequence genomic DNA carries:
- the LOC106562989 gene encoding tubulin alpha chain, testis-specific — MRECISIHVGQAGVQIGNACWELYCLEHGIQPDGQMPSNKAIGGGDDSCNTFFSETGAGKHVPRAVFVDLEPTVVDEVRTGTYRQLFHPEQLITGKEDAANNFARGHYTIGKEIVDLVLDRVRKLSDQCTGLQGFLIFHSFGGGTGSGFASLLMERLSVDYGKKSKLEFAIYPSPQVSTAVVEPYNSILTTHTTLEHSDCAFMVDNEAIYDICSRNLDIERPTYTNLNRLIGQIVSSITASLRFDGALNVDLTEFQTNLVPYPRIHFPLVTYAPIISAEKAYHEMLSVAEITNACFEPANQMVKCDPRHGKYMACCMLYRGDVVPKDVNAAIATIKTKRTIQFVDWCPTGFKVGINYQPPTVVPGGDLAKVQRAVCMLSNTTAIAEAWARLDHKFDLMYAKRAFVHWYVGEGMEEGEFSEAREDLAALEKDYEEVGVDSVEGEAEEGEEY, encoded by the exons ATG CGTGAGTGCATCTCTATCCACGTTGGTCAGGCTGGTGTGCAGATCGGGAATGCCTGCTGGGAACTCTACTGCTTGGAACATGGGATCCAGCCCGATGGGCAGATGCCCAGTAACAAAGCCATCGGCGGAGGGGATGACTCATGCAACACCTTCTTCAGCGAGACTGGAGCGGGAAAACATGTCCCCCGTGCTGTGTTTGTGGATCTCGAACCAACTGTTGTTG ATGAGGTCCGCACCGGGACATACCGTCAGTTGTTCCACCCGGAGCAGCTCATCACCGGTAAGGAGGATGCCGCCAACAACTTCGCCCGTGGCCACTATACAATTGGCAAGGAGATCGTGGATCTGGTGCTGGACCGAGTTCGCAAGCTG TCAGACCAGTGCACTGGGCTTCAGGGCTTCCTGATCTTTCACAGCTTTGGTGGTGGAACCGGCTCCGGCTTTGCCTCTCTGCTCATGGAGAGACTGTCAGTGGACTACGGCAAAAAGTCTAAACTGGAGTTTGCCATTTACCCTTCACCTCAG GTGTCCACAGCTGTGGTGGAGCCCTATAATTCTATCCTGACCACCCacaccaccctggaacactcagACTGTGCCTTTATGGTCGACAACGAGGCCATCTACGACATTTGCAGTCGTAACTTGGACATTGAGCGCCCCACTTATACTAACCTCAACAGGCTCATTGGCCAGATCGTCTCCTCCATCACAGCCTCGCTGCGTTTCGATGGAGCCCTTAACGTGGACCTGACTGAGTTCCAGACCAACCTGGTGCCATACCCCCGTATCCACTTCCCCCTGGTCACCTACGCACCCATCATTTCTGCAGAGAAGGCCTACCACGAGATGCTTTCTGTGGCAGAGATCACCAACGCTTGCTTCGAGCCAGCcaaccagatggtgaagtgtgaccCTCGCCATGGCAAGTACATGGCCTGCTGCATGCTGTATCGTGGGGATGTGGTGCCCAAGGATGTCAATGCTGCCATCGCCACCATCAAGACCAAACGCACTATCCAGTTTGTCGATTGGTGCCCCACCGGCTTCAAG GTAGGTATCAACTACCAGCCACCCACAGTGGTGCCAGGTGGAGATCTTGCCAAGGTCCAGAGAGCCGTTTGCATGTTGAGCAACACCACAGCCATCGCTGAGGCCTGGGCTCGACTCGACCACAAGTTTGATCTGATGTATGCCAAGCGTGCCTTTGTGCACTGGTATGTGGGAGAGGgtatggaggagggagagttCTCTGAGGCCAGAGAAGATCTGGCTGCCCTGGAGAAGGACTACGAGGAAGTTGGAGTGGATTCAGTGGAGGGAGAGgctgaggaaggagaggagtaCTGA
- the LOC106562990 gene encoding vacuolar protein sorting-associated protein 37B → MGEMAELTDKFSSFTMTQLNELLEDDEKLNDIVKEMDEMREVQQVKELTLGSNISLAEQNLQVQPRLDLQKNQLTSRYRHLQELYDNYQLRKSTLDPGSENSSLDILLALLQAEGAKIEEETENMADSFLDGELPLDCFIDDYQRRRHLAHLRRVKIDKLRELALKGLTRPPQIPSQPSRPQDLPSTNGAPSPQSTRAAPSPSPQHSGLPYPVAPYPPMPFPSCPYMPQPYLQTPQQHPISPSPHLPPRTGFIMQ, encoded by the exons ATGGGTGAAATGGCAGAACTCACGGATAAATTCAGCTCATTCACAATGACTCAATTAAACGAGTTGCTTGAAGACGATGAAAAACTAAATGATATTGTCAAAGAAATGGACGAG ATGCGTGAGGTGCAGCAGGTGAAGGAGCTGACCCTAGGCAGTAACATCAGCCTGGCTGAACAGAACCTCCAGGTGCAGCCAAGACTGGACCTGCAGAAGAACCAGCTCACCTCACGCTACCGCCACCTACAGGAGCTCTACGACAACTACCAGCTACGCAAGTCCACACTCG accCTGGTTCAGAGAACAGTTCTCTGGACATTCTGCTGGCTCTGCTGCAAGCTGAGGGAGCAAAGATAGAGGAAGAGACTGAG AACATGGCAGACTCGTTCCTGGATGGAGAGCTGCCTCTCGACTGCTTTATCGACGACTACCAGCGGAGGCGCCATCTTGCTCACCTGCGCCGCGTCAAGATTGACAAACTCCGAGAGCTGGCGCTGAAGGGTCTCACTCGGCCCCCCCAGATCCCCTCCCAGCCCAGCCGACCCCAGGACCTCCCCTCTACCAATGGGGCCCCCTCCCCCCAATCCACGCGAGCtgccccttctccctcccctcagCACAGCGGCCTACCCTATCCAGTCGCCCCCTATCCCCCAATGCCTTTCCCCAGCTGCCCTTACATGCCCCAGCCCTACCTTCAAACCCCCCAGCAACACCCCATCTCGCCCTCTCCACACCTGCCCCCCAGGACTGGCTTCATCATGCAGTGA